AACGCCAGAAGCGCCGGTGCGCCTCGTCGTCGCCGAAGGCGCGCAGCCGCTCGGCGTGCCAGGCGGCCTGGTCGCGGTGGAGCCGGACGGTCCGATCGGGCAGCCAGGCCTGGTAGCCGGGGAGCGCCTCGCCGATGACCGGGCCCATCCCGACGGAGTCGAGCAGCTCGGCGCCGACCCCGCCCGGTTCGAAGTCGACCAGGGTGGTCGCGCCGACGTCGAAGGAGAACCCCCGATGGCGCCAGTAGCCCGCGCAGCCACCGGCATGCCCGTGTGCCTCCAGCAGGACCGTCCGCACCCCGCGGGCCTGCAGGCGCAGCGCGGTCGCCATCCCCGCCATGCCCCCGCCGAGGACCGCCACATCGGTCTGCATAGGCGATATCGTGCGCCTGCTCGGCGCCGCGCACCAGTGGTGCGGGCCGGCGGGAGCCGAGCACCTCGGTCACACCTTCGACAGCCAGCTCTGGTGCTCGGACGCGAAGGGCTCGGCGCCGGAGCCGATCGCCGTGTGCAGCCAGGTCGCGGCACGTAGCGCCGCGGCGATGACCTCCGGCGGATAGCCGTAGCGGATCCGGTGCTCCGCGAACTCGTCCTCGTCGAGCAGCGCCACGCTGCCGTTGTGGCGGAAGCGGACCACGTCCAGGTCGAGATCGACCATGGTCACCTCGCCCGGGTGCGGCCAGGTCGGCGGCGTGGTGATGTCGCAGTAGATCTCCAGCCGGGCTGGCGGGCCGTTGAACGAGGCGGTCCACCAGGAGCCGGGGGAGATCAGGATGACCTTGCCGTGCTCCAGCGTCTTCAGTGGACCGTCACCGCGCCGGACCGTGGTGCCGGCGCCCGCGCCAAGCCAGACGCCGTGCCGGTCCTCCCCGAGGCGGCGCATCGTCTGGTGCCAGTGCAGCGCACCGTCGTATTTCCGGTATGCCACGAAGACCTCATCACCCGTCACCCGGTGAGGGTACTGGGCCACTCCCACTTGCCGATACTGCTCCGGGTGACTAGTTGGTCACCCGGAGCAGTATCCGAGGGTCACGCGACCGGAGCCGCGTTGCCCACGTTGAGCTTTCCGCCGATGGCGGTGAAGATCTTGAATACCGCGAAGCCCGCCAGGACGACCCAGACCAGGTCGAACAGGCCGATGACCACATAGGCGAGCACGCTCAGTGAGCCCGACGCGGACCCCACCCCGTCGAAGACGCTGCCCAGGCCGATGAGGAAGGTGATGCCGTCGAAGAAGAGCATGAAGACGTAGAGGCCGAGCGCGGCGAGGCAGGCGAGCTTGCCGATGCCGAGAGCGGGCTGGACCACCGTCGCCAGCAGGACCGCCACCAGCGGAAGGGCGAGCGTGGTGAGGGTGGTGAAGTCCGCGTTCGCGGATCGCGAGGCGAACGTGCTGCTGTAGCCGGTGGGAAGGACCCAGCGGAAGAATTCGAAGAAGAGGATGGCCGCCACGTAGGCGAGCATCGCCCAGACGAAGAGCGTCCGCAGCGACTTGATGGCATCTCCGGCTGAGCCGGAGGGCTGCAGCAGCGACCTGATGGAGTCCCTGGCGGCGGAGCCGGCGGGTTGCGATGGGGTGGTCATGGTCCTCCTTGACGTTGATCATTTTCGACCAACTGCCACAGCATCGTAGGACCGGTCCGCCCTCCGCGCCATCGGAGAACTGATAGTCTCCCGTCTATATATAGCGTTCTCGTTGGGAGAGATCATGATTTCACGCAGCGTCACCGCCCTGCTGCTGGCGGCCGGGGCCACCCTCGCCGCCGTCGCACCGGCCGCGCCCGCGCACGCCCGAGCCTGCACGATCATGGCCTACTGCGTCACGAACTGGTACACGGGACCGTCGAAGACCACCCTCGCGGGCGCCAAGTACGAGGACTGCAACGGCAACCAGACGGTCTGGGGCACCACCACCGCCTGGGTCACCTTCACCGAGACCTTCTGCTGAGAGCGTCCGTCACGTGGCGCCTGGCGGCGTTGCTCGTCGCCTTGTGCGCAAAGGCGCACACGGCCGCACCGTGCGCCTGGCCGGCCACCGCGTGACGGGCGCTGCAAGCCGTCGCTCCGGCATCGGATCGCTCGCTGGGCCGAGCTGCCGCACTCGGCTCAGTCCGCGTCGAACCGGCGATAGGCCGAGCGCAGGATGTCGATGAGCGGCAGGTGGCGTACCTTCAGCTTCGGCGCCTCCACCGCGCGCAGCAGCAGGTCCACCGGCGCCTCCTGCCGGGGTGGCCGCGATCGCAGTCGGCTCAGCGGAATCGCCGGGGAGTAGAAGTCGGCCAACCGCTGCGCGAACGGCACATCGACCGCCGCCACCGGCGCGACCGCATCGTCGGCGGTGCCCCGCACCGCGTCGAGCAGCGCCGACCGGGTTCGGCCACGCCACGCCAGGACCAGGAACGGGTCGTCGTCGAACGCCTCGCCGAGCAGGTAGAGCACCGCCGACAGGTGCTTGCACGGCACACCGTGGTCCGGGCACGAGCACTCCATCGCCAACCCGCCGGGCCCGAGCCTGCCCTCGGGGAAGAGCGGGTGTCCGATCTCGGCGAAGACCTGCTCGATCTCGTGCGGCATCTCCCCGGCGAGCAGTTGCGCGCGGTAGACCGCCCGTGCGCCCAGCGCCTCGACGAGCACGGTCCAGATCTCGTCGGCGTAGGCGCCGATCCGCACCGACACCGCGTAAGGCGTCGGTCGCGAGCCCTGGACCTGCGCCGCCACGACGCCGGGCTCGATCGACATGCTCAGCACCTGGCCCTTGCGGGCATAGGCCCGGCCCCGAACGAGGCGCCCCGGATCGCAGATCTCCTCCAGGATGTCCACGAACCGCCGCGACCACCACTGCTCGCCGATCGAGCCGCGCCGGCTGCGGGCCTTGATGCCGCCCTCGACCGGGATCGGCTTCGCCGCCTCGAAGAACCCGTCCTTGCCGACCGGCATCTCAGCTCACCGCCGACGGGTCGAGGCGGAAGAGCTCCCGCAGCTGATCGGTGCTCAGCTCGCTGATCCACTCCTCGCCGGTGCCGACGACGCTGTCCGCCAGGGCGCGCTTGCGCTCGATCATCTCGTCGATCCGCTCCTCCAGGGTGCCGACGCAGATGAACTTGCGTACCTGCACGTTCTTGGTCTGTCCGATCCGGAAGGCGCGGTCGGTCGCCTGGTTCTCCACCGCCGGGTTCCACCAGCGGTCCACATGGATCACGTGGTTGGCTGCGGTCAGGTTGAGGCCGGTGCCGGCCGCCTTCAGCGAGAGCAGGAAGAGCATCGGCTCCGGGTCGTTCTGGAAGCGCTCGACCAGCTCATCGCGCTTGCTCTTGGGCAGGCCGCCGTGCAGCCACAGCACCGGCCGGTCCAGGTGCGCCGAGAGGTAGGGCTGGAGCATCGTGCCGAACTCGGAGTACTGCGTGAAGATCAGCGCTTTGTCGCCCTCGGCGAGGATCTCCTCCGCGAGCTCCTCCAGCCGGGCCAGCTTGCCCGATCGTCCGGCCAGCCGCGAGCCGTCCTTGAGCAGGTGGGCGGGGTGGTTGCAGACCTGCTTGAGGCGGGTCATCGTGGCGATCACGTTGCCGCGCCGCTCGATCCCGTCCGAAATCTCGATCTTGTCCATCATGTCGGTGACGACCGCCTGGTAGAGGCTCGCCTGCTCCGGGGTGAGCGTGCACCAGGTCTTCATCTCCAGCTTCTCCGGCAGGTCGGAGATGATGGACTTGTCGGTCTTCAGGCGCCGCAGGATGAACGGTCCCGTCGCCTGGCGCAGGGCGGCCGTCGCGTCCGCGTCGCCCTTGGTCTCGATCGGCACCTGGAAGCGGTCGCGGAAGCGCTTCGCCGGTCCGAGCAGACCCGGATTGCAGAACTCCATGATCGACCAGAGCTCGGCGAGGTGGTTTTCGACGGGCGTACCCGTCAAGGCGAGCCGGGTGCGCGCGGGCAGCGAGCGGACCACCTGGGCCTGGCGCGCGGAGCTGTTCTTGATCGCCTGCGCTTCGTCGCAGACGATGCGCTCCCAGGTGAGACCCTGCAGCGCGCCGAGGTCCCGCAGCGCCGTGCCATAGGTGGTGAGGACCAGGTCGGCGCCGTCGACGGCGGCGGCGAGGTCGTCGTCACGCTGCCGTGTCGCTCCATGGTGGACATAGACCCGCAGTGACGGCGCGAACCGCTCGGCCTCCTTGCGCCAGTTGCTCACCAGCGACATCGGACAGATCAGCAGCGTCGGCCCCGGCCGCGCCCCGTGCCGCTCGGTGAGTAGCAGCGACAGCGTCTGGGCGGTGTTGTGGCAGAGCATGCCGCCGGCGACGTAGTTGTGGTGCTCCGCCACCTCGAAGTCGTAGACGAAGCCGTCGTGGTGGAACTCCTCGACGCTGACGACCGTGGCGTAGAAGACCTGACGGTCCGCGGTCCGGTCGCGGATCGCGCCCGGCCGGGCCGCGTACGTCCGGGGGTACGCCAAGAGCGTCCCCGCCGAACCGGGATGAGGGCGTGATCGTGCTGTTTCCCGGAAGTAGCCCCTTGGGCGGGCGTCGGTAGGGCCTGTTTCCGGGAAGAAGCACGATCGTGCGTGTGGGTAGGGTTGGTTTCCCGGAAACGACGCGATCTCGCAGAGTGCTTCGAGCCGGGCCTGCTTCACCGGATCGGCGAAGCCCACCAGGTCGTGGAAGAGCCGCAGCCCCGTGCCGCCGATGAGGCCGACCCGGTTCTCGCCGGTCCGCAGCCAGATCCCCAGGCGGCGCAGCATCGTGGCGAGCTGCTGCATCAGCCACGGCGACGCCGACGAGATCTCCACCGAGCGGGTGGCCGCGCTCACGGACGCCGCAGCGGTGAAGTATTCCCGCAGGAAGAGCCGGATGCAGTCCTCGTCCCCGGTCAGCACGTAGTCCGGGATGCGCCGATCACCGATCCGGGTGGCGAGCAGCGCGACCGCGGCGGGGTCGCGGGGTTCGCCGTCCCAGGTGAGGACGCCGGGTACGCAGACACGGTCACCCACCCGCACCACGGTGGTCCAGCCGTCGAGCCCGTACACCCGATGGCGGCGGGTCATCGCGATCTCGCTGCCGTCGTCGAGCCGGATCCGGCGTACGGGCTCGCTGATCCGCTGGCGGTAGAGCCGACTGATCACGGCCGAGGTCATGGTGCCGGAGCTGTCCAGCGCACTGGTGCTCAGCGGTCGGGTCGGCTCGGCCCACTCGCCTTCGCCGTCGGAGCGCGACGCACCCGCGTACCGGTCCCAGAGTTCTTCGGCTGCGCGCAGGGTGCCGTTGGCGTAGACCGGCGTTCCCGGCAGAATGCACTTCCCGAGGCCCATGTCGTCGGCGAGGATCCCGCCCAGTCCCAGCTTCGACAGGAAGCTCAGCCAGGACAGGCCGCGCTCCTGATAGGGCCGCAGCTGCCCCTGGAAGTCCAGCGGTGTCGGCACCGGCGTCAACCGGCCCTCGTCGCTGTTGATCAGGTCGCCGAGCAGCCCGTCCGCGTCGATCCCGACCAGCGGCAGCTCCGCGTCACCGCCGCCGACGATCTCGCGGATCGCCTCGTCGATCGTCATCGTGCCGGTCCGGCGCTCCTCCAGGACCTTCAGCGCCGCCTTGAGCTGCCGGCCGTCCAGCTCGACCCAGTGGCCCCGGACCCGGACCAGCGGCACCTTCAGCATCGCGAGCGCTTCGAGCTCGTCCTCGCCGATCGTGTCGTCGCCGACCGCGAGGTCGAGGCGGAAGTCGACGAGCTCGCTGAGCCCGAACCCCTGCGCGGTAGCGGCTTTCGGACCGGAGGCGGACCGCGAGCGGGTGGTGAGCTTGAGGCCGAGGCCCTTGCGCCCGGCCCACGCCGGCAGCTGCACCCCGAACCCGGCCGCCTGGAGCAGAGGTGCCGCGTTGCGCAGGAACCCGAAGGCCCACCCCGTGTCGACCGTCATCGAGCTGGGCTTCGCCGCGTCGAGCGCCGGGTAGAGGTCGCCGTAGAGCCGGACCGCCCGACCCAGGCCGCCGAGCAGCACCTCGTCGGCGCGCGGCGGCAGCCCGGCCACGCGCTGTCCGGTCCAGATCAGCTCGGCGGGAACATAGAGGCTGGGGTCGTCGGCGGACTGCAGCGCGAACTCGAGCTCCCAGTCGTCGGTCTCCGGCTCCGGTTCGGCGAGCCGGAAGCAGACCCGGATCGGCCCGTCGAGCTCGTCGGTGGCGGCGAGCCACGTGTCCAGGGTGCCGCCCAACTCGCGGGCCTCGTCGGGCCGATCGGGCAGGCTCGCGTCGGCGCCGGTGAGCGCGAGGATCCAGTGGTCGATCAGCGGCTTCTTCGGCCCGGGCCTGGGGAGGATGACGAGCTTGTCGGGGTGGGCGCGGCGGATCGCGGCGTCGGCGAGCGCGTCGAGCATCTCGCGCAGCGTCTCGGCGGCGGGGCGTTCGCGGCCGATCGCGCGGCAGAGCGGCGGCATCGCGGTGGCGAGGTCGCGGAGGTAGGCGGCGTCGGCGCCGAGCGGCACGGCCCGCCAGCGGGCGGCCCGCCGGTCCGCGGCGATCCCGGGCAGCACCCGGCCCTGCCGCGCCAGGTCGGCGGCGAGTTCGGCGACGAGCGCCAGGTAGCGCAGCGAGGTCCCCGGCCCCCACTCCGGGCCGCCGTCGGTCGCGGCGAGTTCCGCTTCCAGCAGGCGCAGGGCCGCGGCGGGTTCCAACACCAGCGCGGGTACGCCCCACGCCGCGATCTTCGGCGCCCGGACGCGGCTGCCGATGCCGGACTCGGGCGACGGCAGCGGTGTCGTGGCCGACCCGGGCAGCAGGATCTGCTCGTCGACGGCGTGCGCGCCGTCGGCGAGCGGCCCGAGGGCGGCGGCGATCGCGGTGGCGGGAGCAGCGAACGGGTGCCGGCCGGCCGGGGCGCGTTCGGGGGGCGACGTGGTCTGCTCGGCCCAGACGGCAAGCCCTCCGTCGACCCAGGAACCGTGCACCACCAGCACTCGCCCACCCCCACCGTTCGGCGCTCCACCGTAGCAAGAGTCGTAGTTGAGCATTTGCTCAAGTGGGCGTACGCTTCGAATTGAGCGAGTGCTCAACCTGAGGAGGGTGACGTGAAGGTCGTGCTGGCCGGTGGATCCGGTTCGCTGGGGCGGCGGATCGCGGACGTGCTCGCCGCGCGCGGCGACGAGGTGGTCGTGCTGACGCGCACGGTGCGGCCGGGTGCCGCGCACCGCCAGGTGGCCTGGGATGGCGTGACGGTCGGGGAGTGGGCCGACGAGCTCTCCGGCGCCGCCGTGGTCAACCTGGCCGGGCGGCTCGTCGGGGACCGGCCGACGGCCGCCAACATCGCCCTGCTCACCAGCTCCCGCGTCGAGCCGACCCGGGCACTCGCCGAGGCGGCGGCCCTGGTGGCGGTCGCGCCGCCGGTCTGGGTGCAGATGTCCACGATGGCGATCTACGGCGACGGCGGCGACCGGCCGATCGCCGAGACCGCGCCGGTCGCGGACGGTCCGGCGCAGATGGCCGGGGTGGCCCGGCCGTGGGAGGCGGCGGCCGAGGGCGTTCGGGCCGATCGGCAGGTCGTGCTGCGGACCGGGATCGTGCTCGACCGCGACAGCCACGCCCTCGACATGCTCGCCACGCTGGTCCGGGCGGGTCTCGGCGGCCGCTGGGGGACCGGCCGCCAGTGGGTGAGCTGGCTGCACATCGACGACCTGCTCGCGATCGTGCTGCGTGCCCTCGACGACCCGGCGATCTCCGGCGTCGTCAACGCGACCAGCCCGCGCCCGGTGCGCAACGCCGAGCTGATGGCCGCGCTGCGCAACGCCCTGCGCCGGCCGATCGGGCTGGCGAGCCCCGAGCCGCTGCTCCGCCTCGGCGCGGTGCTGCTGCGCACGGATCCGGAACTGGCGCTGCTCGGCCGCCGCGGCGTCCCGGAGAAGCTGCTCTCCGAAGGCTTCACCTTCGCCTACCCCGACCTCGCCCCGGCCCTGGAGGACCTGCTGCGGCGCTCTTAGCACCAACTCTTCAAGAGTTGGTGCTAAGAGGCGCGCCCTGACCGCGCGGGGCTGCCGGCTCAGGCGCGCGGTCGACGTCCGCCGCGCGGACCCACCCCCCAAAGCCGCAACTCTTGAAGAGTTGGTCCTAAGGGGGTGGCCTGCGGCGGGACGGGGATGCCGGCAACGTGATCGGGGGACTTCGGCGGGGCGGCGCGCGGTGACCGGCGGCCGCCCGGCACAATGGCACCCCGTGACGACCTCCATCAGTGCGCGGATCGCCGAGGAACTCGGCGTACGCGAGCGCCAGGTGAACGCGGCAGTCGAGCTCCTCGACGGCGGGGCGACCGTGCCGTTCATCGCGCGCTACCGCAAAGAAGTGACCGAGATGCTCGACGACACGCAGCTGCGGACGTTGGAGGAGCGGCTTCGCTACCTGCGCGAGATGGAGGAGCGGCGTACCGCCATCCTCGAGTCGATCAAGTCGCAGGGCAAGCTCGACGAGGCCCTGGAGGCGCAGATCTGGGCGGCCGACTCCAAGGCCCGCCTGGAGGACATCTACCTGCCCTACAAGCCCAAGCGGCGGACGAAGGCGATGATCGCCCGCGAGGCCGGACTGGAGCCGCTCGCCGACGCCCTGCACGCCGACCCGACGCTGAACCCGCAGGACACGGCTGCCGCCTATGTGGACGCCGACAGGGGCGTCGCCGACATCGCCGCAGCCCTCGACGGTGCCCGGTCGATCCTCATCGAGCGTTTCGCCGAGGACGCCGACCTCGTCGGCACGCTGCGTGAGCAGATGTGGTCGAAGGGACGGCTCGTCTCCAAGGTCGCCACCGGCAAGGCCGAGGCCGGGGCGAAGTTCTCCGACTACTTCGACTTCGCCGAGCCCTTCACGAAGCTGCCGTCGCACCGGGTGCTGGCGATGTACCGAGGTGCCAAGGAGGAGATCCTCGACCTCTCGCTGGAGCCGGAGCCCGTCGACCCCGAGAACCCGGTGGTGGGGCTGAGCAGCTTCGAGCTGCTCGTGGCCCAGAAGTTCGGCATCGGCGACCGGGGGCGCGCCGCCGACAAGTGGCTCATCGACACCGTGCGCTGGGCCTGGCGTACCCGGATCCTGGTGCACCTGAGCATCGACCTGCGCGGGCGCCTCTGGCAGGCCGCGGAGGACGAGGCCGTGCGGGTCTTCGCCACCAACCTGCGGGACCTGCTGCTCGCCGCGCCCGCCGGCACCCGCGCGACGATGGGGCTCGACCCGGGCCTGCGGACCGGCGTGAAGGTCGCCGTCGTCGACGCGACGGGCAAGGTGGTCGCGACCGAGACGATCTATCCGCACGAGCCGCGGCGGCAGTGGGACCAGTCGATCGCCGTGCTCGCGCGCCTCGCCGACCTGCACAAGGTCGACCTGATCGCGATCGGCAACGGCACCGCCTCGCGGGAGACCGACAAGCTCGCCGGTGACCTGATCAAGACGTTCCCGCAGCTCAACCTCACGAAGGTCGTCGTCTCCGAGGCGGGCGCGTCGGTCTACTCGGCCTCCGCCTACGCCTCGCAGGAGCTGCCGGGCATGGACGTGTCGCTGCGCGGTGCGGTCTCGATCGCCCGTCGGCTGCAGGACCCGCTCGCCGAGCTGGTCAAGATCGATCCGAAGTCGATCGGCGTGGGGCAGTACCAGCACGACCTCGCCGAGGGCAAGCTCTCCCGCTCGCTCGACGCGGTGGTCGAGGACTGCGTCAACGCCGTCGGTGTCGACGTCAACACCGCCTCCGCGCCGCTGCTCGGCCGGGTCTCCGGCATCACCGCCGGACTCGCCGAGAACATCGTCGCGCACCGCGACGCCAACGGTCCCTTCCGGACCCGCAAGGCGATCAAGGACGTGGCGCGGCTCGGCCCCAAGGCCTTCGAGCAGTGCGCCGGCTTCCTGCGGATCCCGGGTGGGGAAGACCCGCTCGACGCCAGCTCCGTGCACCCCGAGGCCTATCCTGTGGTACGCAAGATCGCCGCGGCCGCCACCAACGGCGACCTCACCGGGCTGATCGGCAACACGGCGGTGCTGACGAAGCTGAAGCCGCAGGAGTTCGCCGACGAGACCTTCGGCATCCCGACGATCACCGACATCCTCAAGGAGCTGGACAAGCCGGGTCGAGACCCGCGTCCGGCCTTCAAGACCGCGACCTTCGCCGACGGCGTCGAGACGATGAACGACCTCAAGCCCGGCATGCTGCTGGAGGGCGTGGTCACCAACGTGGCGGCGTTCGGGGCGTTCATCGACATCGGCGTGCACCAGGACGGGCTGGTGCACGTGTCGGCGCTGTCGCACACGTTCGTCAAGGACCCGCGGGACGTGGTGCGCTCCGGTGACATCGTGCGGGTCAAGGTGCTCGAGGTCGACGTACCGCGCAAGCGGATCTCGCTGACGCTCCGGCTCGACGACGACCACACGGCCGCCGCGGGTAATGCCCAGCGCACCCGCGAGGGCGGCGGCAGCGGCCGTCCCGGCGGCCCGCCGCGCAGCGGTGGCGGAGGTCAGCAGCGCGGCGGCGGTGGCGGTCAGCAGCAGCGCCAGGGCGGTGGTCGGCCGGGGCAGCAGCCCAAGCGCGACGAGCCGTCCGGCGCGCTCGCCGACGCCCTGCGCCGGGCGGGCCTCGACAAGCTCGGCAGCTGAAGCCCGACGCCCCCCGGCCCGACCCAGGCCCCAGGCCCCGGCCCGGGGCAGGCCCAGGCTCGGCTCCGGCGCCTGCGTTCGGGCCGTCGCGCCAAGATCGTCGCAACTCTTGAAGAGTTGGTCCTATCGTGGAGGTCGGCTCGTCGTCGTCTCGACAGCGAGCCGACCATCGAGGAGTAGTCGGTCGCCATGCACATCAGTCAGGTCGAGCTCGAGAACATCAAGGGCTTCCGGGACGGTCCGCAGGGACTCAACCTGGACTTCACCCGCCGCGACGGTTCGCTGCCGCGATGGATCGTGCTGGCCGGGCGCAACGGCGCGGGCAAGTCGACACTGCTGCAGGCCATCGCGCTGGCCGTTGCCGGTCCGGAGGTGACCGGCAAGCTGCAGAGCTCCTTCACCGACTGGATCCATGAGGGCGGGACCACGGCCACCGTCACGGCCCGCCTGCGTCGCGGACGCGACGACCAGTACCTGAGCAGCGACGGATCGGAGGGTGTCGACCGTCCATGGGTCAGCATGACCTGGATGCGGGACGCCCGCGGGCCTGAGCCGCTCCGGGTGCTGGGCCTCTACCCCGACCCCTCGTCGTCCGGGCTCAGGTCGCTGATAGCCCGCAACGAGGTGGCTCATGAGATGACTCAGACCGGTCCGTGGGCGCCGAACCCGCATGGGTGGTTCAGCGCCGGCTACGGTCCCTTCCGGCGGCTGCCGCAGGCTGCTTTCGACGGGTCGCGGTCATCGGTCGCCGCGGGGCGGCTCGCCAACCTCGCCAATCTCTTCTGGGACGAGATGTCCCTCGCCGACTCGGTACCCTGGCTGCAGCAGATCTACCTCCGCCGGCTCGAGGGCGACGCCGATGCGGCTCTCGTCGAACGGGCGATGATCGGGCTGCTCAACGACGGTCTGCTCCCCGAGGGCATGCGGGTCACCCGGATCACCTCCGACGGGCTCTGGGTTCGACCGCCCCAGCGCGAGGAGCTGCCGCTGCGGATCCTCAGCGACGGCTACCGCACCGTCGCGGCCCTCGTCCTCGACATCGCCAAGCAGCTCCTGCAGGCCTTCGGCACGCTGGACTTCACCGAGAACGGCGGTCGGGTCCGCATCCTGCACTCCGGTGTGGTGCTGATCGACGAGATCGACCTGCACATGCACATCTCCTGGCAGCAGCAGATCGGGTTCTGGCTCAAGGAGCACTTCCCGAACATCCAGTTCATCGTCAGCACCCACAGCCCGTTCATCTGCCAGGCGGCGGACGAGCGCGGCCTGGTGCTCCTCCCGTCGCCGCGGGAGGACCGGCCCGCCGTCATCGTGACCGGGGAGCTGTTCAACCGGGTGGTGAACGGCTCGGTCGACGATGCCGTCATCACCGACCTCTTCGGCATGGAGTCGCCCTATTCACGGCCCGCCGCCGAGCTCCGGGACGAGGTCGCGGCGCTGGAGGCGATCGCGACCAGCGACGAGATGACCGACAGCCAGGAGGAGCGGCTGGAGACGCTGCGGGGGAAGCTGCCGCGGACGGTCTCGGCCGACGTCGCCGATGCGCTCAACCGGCTCACAGGCGGGTCCCGCGGTGCGGAGGATTAGCCGCTTCGCACTGCCGCAGGCCGCTCTGGTCAAGCTCAGCTCGAACACGGAGGAGATCCGGCGGCTGCC
This portion of the Allocatelliglobosispora scoriae genome encodes:
- a CDS encoding TIGR01777 family oxidoreductase — encoded protein: MKVVLAGGSGSLGRRIADVLAARGDEVVVLTRTVRPGAAHRQVAWDGVTVGEWADELSGAAVVNLAGRLVGDRPTAANIALLTSSRVEPTRALAEAAALVAVAPPVWVQMSTMAIYGDGGDRPIAETAPVADGPAQMAGVARPWEAAAEGVRADRQVVLRTGIVLDRDSHALDMLATLVRAGLGGRWGTGRQWVSWLHIDDLLAIVLRALDDPAISGVVNATSPRPVRNAELMAALRNALRRPIGLASPEPLLRLGAVLLRTDPELALLGRRGVPEKLLSEGFTFAYPDLAPALEDLLRRS
- a CDS encoding Tex family protein, which codes for MTTSISARIAEELGVRERQVNAAVELLDGGATVPFIARYRKEVTEMLDDTQLRTLEERLRYLREMEERRTAILESIKSQGKLDEALEAQIWAADSKARLEDIYLPYKPKRRTKAMIAREAGLEPLADALHADPTLNPQDTAAAYVDADRGVADIAAALDGARSILIERFAEDADLVGTLREQMWSKGRLVSKVATGKAEAGAKFSDYFDFAEPFTKLPSHRVLAMYRGAKEEILDLSLEPEPVDPENPVVGLSSFELLVAQKFGIGDRGRAADKWLIDTVRWAWRTRILVHLSIDLRGRLWQAAEDEAVRVFATNLRDLLLAAPAGTRATMGLDPGLRTGVKVAVVDATGKVVATETIYPHEPRRQWDQSIAVLARLADLHKVDLIAIGNGTASRETDKLAGDLIKTFPQLNLTKVVVSEAGASVYSASAYASQELPGMDVSLRGAVSIARRLQDPLAELVKIDPKSIGVGQYQHDLAEGKLSRSLDAVVEDCVNAVGVDVNTASAPLLGRVSGITAGLAENIVAHRDANGPFRTRKAIKDVARLGPKAFEQCAGFLRIPGGEDPLDASSVHPEAYPVVRKIAAAATNGDLTGLIGNTAVLTKLKPQEFADETFGIPTITDILKELDKPGRDPRPAFKTATFADGVETMNDLKPGMLLEGVVTNVAAFGAFIDIGVHQDGLVHVSALSHTFVKDPRDVVRSGDIVRVKVLEVDVPRKRISLTLRLDDDHTAAAGNAQRTREGGGSGRPGGPPRSGGGGQQRGGGGGQQQRQGGGRPGQQPKRDEPSGALADALRRAGLDKLGS
- a CDS encoding AAA family ATPase, whose amino-acid sequence is MHISQVELENIKGFRDGPQGLNLDFTRRDGSLPRWIVLAGRNGAGKSTLLQAIALAVAGPEVTGKLQSSFTDWIHEGGTTATVTARLRRGRDDQYLSSDGSEGVDRPWVSMTWMRDARGPEPLRVLGLYPDPSSSGLRSLIARNEVAHEMTQTGPWAPNPHGWFSAGYGPFRRLPQAAFDGSRSSVAAGRLANLANLFWDEMSLADSVPWLQQIYLRRLEGDADAALVERAMIGLLNDGLLPEGMRVTRITSDGLWVRPPQREELPLRILSDGYRTVAALVLDIAKQLLQAFGTLDFTENGGRVRILHSGVVLIDEIDLHMHISWQQQIGFWLKEHFPNIQFIVSTHSPFICQAADERGLVLLPSPREDRPAVIVTGELFNRVVNGSVDDAVITDLFGMESPYSRPAAELRDEVAALEAIATSDEMTDSQEERLETLRGKLPRTVSADVADALNRLTGGSRGAED
- a CDS encoding SWIM zinc finger family protein; protein product: MPVGKDGFFEAAKPIPVEGGIKARSRRGSIGEQWWSRRFVDILEEICDPGRLVRGRAYARKGQVLSMSIEPGVVAAQVQGSRPTPYAVSVRIGAYADEIWTVLVEALGARAVYRAQLLAGEMPHEIEQVFAEIGHPLFPEGRLGPGGLAMECSCPDHGVPCKHLSAVLYLLGEAFDDDPFLVLAWRGRTRSALLDAVRGTADDAVAPVAAVDVPFAQRLADFYSPAIPLSRLRSRPPRQEAPVDLLLRAVEAPKLKVRHLPLIDILRSAYRRFDAD
- a CDS encoding DUF402 domain-containing protein, whose protein sequence is MTGDEVFVAYRKYDGALHWHQTMRRLGEDRHGVWLGAGAGTTVRRGDGPLKTLEHGKVILISPGSWWTASFNGPPARLEIYCDITTPPTWPHPGEVTMVDLDLDVVRFRHNGSVALLDEDEFAEHRIRYGYPPEVIAAALRAATWLHTAIGSGAEPFASEHQSWLSKV
- a CDS encoding SNF2-related protein; translation: MLVVHGSWVDGGLAVWAEQTTSPPERAPAGRHPFAAPATAIAAALGPLADGAHAVDEQILLPGSATTPLPSPESGIGSRVRAPKIAAWGVPALVLEPAAALRLLEAELAATDGGPEWGPGTSLRYLALVAELAADLARQGRVLPGIAADRRAARWRAVPLGADAAYLRDLATAMPPLCRAIGRERPAAETLREMLDALADAAIRRAHPDKLVILPRPGPKKPLIDHWILALTGADASLPDRPDEARELGGTLDTWLAATDELDGPIRVCFRLAEPEPETDDWELEFALQSADDPSLYVPAELIWTGQRVAGLPPRADEVLLGGLGRAVRLYGDLYPALDAAKPSSMTVDTGWAFGFLRNAAPLLQAAGFGVQLPAWAGRKGLGLKLTTRSRSASGPKAATAQGFGLSELVDFRLDLAVGDDTIGEDELEALAMLKVPLVRVRGHWVELDGRQLKAALKVLEERRTGTMTIDEAIREIVGGGDAELPLVGIDADGLLGDLINSDEGRLTPVPTPLDFQGQLRPYQERGLSWLSFLSKLGLGGILADDMGLGKCILPGTPVYANGTLRAAEELWDRYAGASRSDGEGEWAEPTRPLSTSALDSSGTMTSAVISRLYRQRISEPVRRIRLDDGSEIAMTRRHRVYGLDGWTTVVRVGDRVCVPGVLTWDGEPRDPAAVALLATRIGDRRIPDYVLTGDEDCIRLFLREYFTAAASVSAATRSVEISSASPWLMQQLATMLRRLGIWLRTGENRVGLIGGTGLRLFHDLVGFADPVKQARLEALCEIASFPGNQPYPHARSCFFPETGPTDARPRGYFRETARSRPHPGSAGTLLAYPRTYAARPGAIRDRTADRQVFYATVVSVEEFHHDGFVYDFEVAEHHNYVAGGMLCHNTAQTLSLLLTERHGARPGPTLLICPMSLVSNWRKEAERFAPSLRVYVHHGATRQRDDDLAAAVDGADLVLTTYGTALRDLGALQGLTWERIVCDEAQAIKNSSARQAQVVRSLPARTRLALTGTPVENHLAELWSIMEFCNPGLLGPAKRFRDRFQVPIETKGDADATAALRQATGPFILRRLKTDKSIISDLPEKLEMKTWCTLTPEQASLYQAVVTDMMDKIEISDGIERRGNVIATMTRLKQVCNHPAHLLKDGSRLAGRSGKLARLEELAEEILAEGDKALIFTQYSEFGTMLQPYLSAHLDRPVLWLHGGLPKSKRDELVERFQNDPEPMLFLLSLKAAGTGLNLTAANHVIHVDRWWNPAVENQATDRAFRIGQTKNVQVRKFICVGTLEERIDEMIERKRALADSVVGTGEEWISELSTDQLRELFRLDPSAVS